In Tamandua tetradactyla isolate mTamTet1 chromosome 7, mTamTet1.pri, whole genome shotgun sequence, the following are encoded in one genomic region:
- the LOC143690075 gene encoding olfactory receptor 6C74-like produces MRNHTRVTMFILAGLTDDPQLKVVLFIFLLLTYLLSITGNLIIITLTLLDAHLKTPMYFFLRNFSLLEISYTTTCIPKLLATMATGDKTIFYNCCAAQVFFAFLLGASEFYLLAAMSYDRYVAICKPLHYTTIMSSKVCVQLVLSCWLAGFFVIFPPLILGLNLDFCASNIVDHFYCDTTPLLQISCSDTCLLETMGFISALVTLLGTLVMVIISYIYIALTILKIPSTNQRKKAFSTCSSHMIVVSISYGSCILMYVKPSFKQRMSFNKGVAMLNTSVAPLLNPFIYTLRNQQVKKAFMHVIQRIISFSRK; encoded by the coding sequence ATGAGAAACCATACAAGAGTGACCATGTTTATCCTAGCGGGTTTGACTGATGACCCACAATTGAAAGTTGTGTTATTTATCTTCCTGCTTCTCACCTACTTGCTCAGCATCACTGGCAATctaatcatcatcacactcaccCTGCTGGATGCTCACCTCAAGAcacccatgtattttttccttagaaATTTTTCCCTCTTAGAAATCTCTTATACTACTACATGCATCCCTAAATTGCTGGCTACTATGGCAACTGGGGACAAAACCATTTTCTATAACTGTTGTGCAGCTCAAGTgttttttgcctttcttcttggAGCATCTGAATTTTACCTGCTGGCAGCCatgtcctatgaccgctatgttgcCATCTGTAAGCCCCTGCACTACACGACCATCATGAGCAGCAAAGTCTGTGTACAGCTTGTCCTCAGCTGTTGGCTTGCTGGGTTCTTTGTCATATTTCCACCACTCATCTTGGGTCTCAACCTTGACTTCTGTGCCTCCAACATTGTGGATCATTTCTACTGTGACACCACTCCCCTGCTGCAGATCTCCTGCTCAGACACATGCCTCCTGGAGACCATGGGCTTCATCTCAGCCTTGGTAACACTCTTGGGCACGTTGGTAATGGTGATAATATCATACATTTACATTGCATTGACGATTCTAAAAATCCCTTCAACTAATCAGAGGAAAAAGGCATTTTCcacatgttcttcccacatgaTTGTGGTCTCCATTTCTTATGGCTCCTGTATCCTTATGTATGTTAAACCCTCATTCAAACAAAGAATGTCCTTTAACAAGGGAGTTGCAATGCTCAATACCTCAGTTGCCCCACTTTTGAATCCCTTCATCTACACTCTAAGGAACCAACAAGTAAAGAAAGCCTTCATGCATGTGATACAGAGAATTATCtctttttcaagaaaatga
- the LOC143690076 gene encoding olfactory receptor 6C74 — protein sequence MRNHTTVTSFILLGLTDDPQLQVVIFLLLFFTYMLSVAGNLTIIALTLLDSHLKTPMYFFLRNFSFLEITFTTVCIPKFLVSMATGDKTISYNSCAAQLFFTILLGATEFFLLAAMSYDRYVAICKPLHYTTIMNSRVCNLLVFVSWLAGFLIIFPPLLVGLQLDFCAANTVDHFFCDVSPILQLSCTDTDLIELMMLFSATLTLLVTLVLVVLSYANIIRTILKIPSSQQRMKAFSTCSSHMVVVSISYGSCIFMYVKPSAKERVSLNKGIALLSTSVAPMLNPFIYTLRNKQVKDALKHVTKRIEVF from the coding sequence ATGAGAAATCACACAACAGTGACAAGCTTTATTCTTCTTGGACTGACCGATGATCCACAGTTACAGgtggtcattttccttcttctttttttcacttatatGTTGAGTGTCGCTGGAAACCTAACCATCATTGCCCTCACCCTACTCGATTCGCACCTCAAGACGCCCATGTATTTCTTTCTCcgaaatttctcatttttagaaATCACATTCACAACAGTCTGTATTCCAAAATTTCTTGTTAGTATGGCAACAGGTGATAAGACCATTTCTTACAATAGTTGCGCAGCACAGCTGTTTTTTACTATTCTTCTGGGAGCAAcggaattttttcttttggctgcCATGTCCTATGACCGCTACGTGGCCATCTGCAAACCCCTGCATTACACAACCATCATGAACAGCAGAGTCTGCAATTTGCTGGTCTTTGTTTCATGGTTGGCTGGCTTCCTAATAATTTTTCCACCACTCCTTGTGGGTCTCCAGCTAGATTTCTGTGCAGCTAACACCGTTGATCATTTCTTCTGTGACGTTTCTCCCATACTGCAACTTTCTTGTACAGACACAGATTTAATAGAATTAATGATGCTTTTCTCAGCCACTTTGACACTCCTGGTTACACTGGTGTTAGTGGTTCTCTCCTATGCAAACATCATTCGGACTATTCTGAAAATACCTTCTTCTCAACAGAGGATGAAGGCCTTTTCTACGTGTTCTTCTCATATGGTCGTTGTCTCTATTTCTTATGGCAGTTGCATCTTCATGTATGTGAAACCCTCTGCAAAGGAAAGGGTATCATTAAATAAAGGGATAGCTCTTCTCAGTACTTCTGTGGCCCCTATGTTGAATCCCTTCATTTATACACTgagaaacaaacaagtaaaagatGCTTTAAAACATGTGACCAAAAGGATCGAGGTTTTTTAA